DNA sequence from the Sulfurimonas sediminis genome:
GACGCGGTCTTTGTTTTTACTCAAAAATTTACCTCATTTATTTTAGTTTGTATAAGCTTCAAGAATTCCTCTTCACTTAAATTGTACTGCTCTCTAGTTCGTCTGTCACGAATGGCTACAGTTTTGTTTTTAATCTCTTCATCCCCGATGACTACTATCATAGGAACACGGGTTTTTTCTGCAGTTCTGATTCTTTTATTTAAAGAATCATTCTTCGCATAGATTTCACTATCGGCATTAATATCAATAAGTTTATCTGATAAAAGCTTAGCATATTCTTTATGTGTTTCTGCAACCGGCACAATTGCTACCTGTGTAGGGGCTATAAACATCGGAAATTCCCCTGCATAATGCTCTGTCAAAATCCCGATAAAACGCTCAAAAGAGCCTAAAATTGCACGGTGAATCATAACAGGCTGGATTTTTTCATTCTCTTCCCCGTTATACTCCAACTTAAATCGCTCAGGCAGATTAAAATCCAACTGAATTGTGCCACACTGCCACTCGCGTCCGATGGCATCAGTAATTTTAATGTCAATTTTCGGGCCGTAAAAGGCTCCGCCGCCTTCATCTATCTCATAAGCAAGCTCATTTTTGTCCATAGCATTTTTGAGTGCCTGTGTAGAAATTTCCCACACTTCATCACTTCCTACAGCTTTTTCAGGTTTTGTAGAGATCATCATTTTGTAGTCAAATTCAAAAGTTGACATGATTTTATCTACAAAATCAACCACTTCGATAATCTGCTCTTCAATCTGATCAGCACGACAGAAAATATGGGCATCATCCTGGGTAAATTCACGCACACGAAAAAGCCCGTGTAAAGCCCCGCTTGCTTCATGGCGATGTACAACACCGTATTCAAAATACTTAATTGGTAAATCACGATAAGAGTGCAGTTCATCCTCATATACTTTAATATGACCCACGCAATTCATCGGTTTTACCCCAAATTCCAGTTCATCAATATGGGTAAAGTACATATTTTCACCATAGTTTTGATAGTGCCCTGATGTTTTCCATAAATCAGAACGGAGCATTTCAGGACCGCGTACAGGCTCGTATCCGCGTTTTCTGTGTGCTTTAAACAGAAGTGATTCAAGTCTTGCTCTTAAACGTCCTCCTGCAGGCAGCCATATAGGAAAACCCGCACCGACTTCTTCACGGAAGGTAAAAAGTTTCATCTCGTTGCCAAGCTTACGGTGGTCACGTTTTTCAGCCTCTGCCAGCATTGTCATATGCTCTTTGAGGGCCTCTTTTGTTGCAAATGCTATACCGTATATACGTGTAAGCATCTCGTTTTTAGAGTCTCCACCAAGATAGGCACCGGAGATTTTTGTCAGTTTGAAGTAACGAATCAATCCGATATTTGGTAGGTGTGGCCCACGGCATAAGTCTTCGAATTCTCCCTGTTTATAGATACTTACCGTATCACTTGGAATACGTTTCATCACTTCAAGCTTTAAGTGGTCATCTTTAAACTTCTCTTTTGCCTCATCCATAGAGATTTCATACTTCTCTATCGGGTACTTTTTCTTTGCAAAAGAGAGCATCTGCTTTTCAATTTTCTTTAAATCACCCTCACCTATTTCAGCAGATGTTTTAAAGTCATAGTAAAAGCCCTCTTTGACAACAGGTCCGACATAAAACTCTGCATCAGGGTAGAGTGACTTGATGGCTTGCGCCATTAGGTGTGCTGTTGAGTGGCGCAGAACTTCCAAAGATTCAGGGGAATTATCCAAAAGAATCTGTTCGCCCTCAAAACCGCGCTCTTTTGCTGTTTGCGTATCTATAATTTCACCATCTCTTTTTATAGCAATTTCATTCAAAATATATTTTCCTTTTTATAATTCTGTTTTTAATACAGCG
Encoded proteins:
- the thrS gene encoding threonine--tRNA ligase, encoding MNEIAIKRDGEIIDTQTAKERGFEGEQILLDNSPESLEVLRHSTAHLMAQAIKSLYPDAEFYVGPVVKEGFYYDFKTSAEIGEGDLKKIEKQMLSFAKKKYPIEKYEISMDEAKEKFKDDHLKLEVMKRIPSDTVSIYKQGEFEDLCRGPHLPNIGLIRYFKLTKISGAYLGGDSKNEMLTRIYGIAFATKEALKEHMTMLAEAEKRDHRKLGNEMKLFTFREEVGAGFPIWLPAGGRLRARLESLLFKAHRKRGYEPVRGPEMLRSDLWKTSGHYQNYGENMYFTHIDELEFGVKPMNCVGHIKVYEDELHSYRDLPIKYFEYGVVHRHEASGALHGLFRVREFTQDDAHIFCRADQIEEQIIEVVDFVDKIMSTFEFDYKMMISTKPEKAVGSDEVWEISTQALKNAMDKNELAYEIDEGGGAFYGPKIDIKITDAIGREWQCGTIQLDFNLPERFKLEYNGEENEKIQPVMIHRAILGSFERFIGILTEHYAGEFPMFIAPTQVAIVPVAETHKEYAKLLSDKLIDINADSEIYAKNDSLNKRIRTAEKTRVPMIVVIGDEEIKNKTVAIRDRRTREQYNLSEEEFLKLIQTKINEVNF